Proteins encoded in a region of the Bacteroidota bacterium genome:
- a CDS encoding T9SS type A sorting domain-containing protein — MKKITILLLFVLMSMSKISQSAVIPVSVENIVFNPANIIVNVGDTIMWVWSAGFHTTTSIAIPVGATPWDAPIDASNPMFMYQVTVEGEYDFICSIHSSMGMVAHITVLGTSGLPSVSATQFSIVNNLVERDLAVKFHSGKNWQVELRSLTGAMVKEFSLVTETGRTEVFPVADLPNGIYIVRFCDGQSARSQRIIKQ, encoded by the coding sequence ATGAAAAAAATTACTATTTTATTATTATTTGTACTCATGTCGATGAGTAAAATTTCTCAATCTGCAGTAATTCCGGTATCAGTAGAGAACATTGTTTTTAATCCTGCAAATATTATTGTTAACGTTGGTGATACGATCATGTGGGTTTGGAGTGCAGGCTTCCATACTACAACTTCAATAGCTATTCCTGTAGGCGCTACTCCATGGGATGCTCCAATTGATGCATCAAATCCAATGTTCATGTATCAGGTCACAGTTGAAGGTGAATATGATTTTATTTGCTCCATCCATTCGTCAATGGGTATGGTTGCTCACATTACAGTGTTAGGTACATCGGGTTTGCCTTCAGTTTCTGCAACACAGTTTAGTATTGTAAACAATCTTGTTGAGCGTGATCTTGCAGTTAAATTCCATTCCGGTAAAAACTGGCAAGTGGAATTACGTAGTCTTACCGGTGCAATGGTGAAAGAATTTTCTCTTGTAACCGAAACCGGTAGAACAGAAGTTTTTCCGGTAGCGGATCTTCCAAATGGAATTTACATTGTTCGTTTTTGTGATGGACAGTCAGCAAGAAGTCAACGAATTATTAAACAATAA
- a CDS encoding DUF4382 domain-containing protein — MNKILYLTTTVLILIFIACKKDASEETYVSGDLQIRLTDAPAVYDSVLIEIVGVEVHSDRTNGWINMAVPFPGQYNLLQYANGLDTLIASANLPAGNVSQIRLILGANNSVTKNGVTYPLVIPSGSQSGLKLQIHKEIIGGVTNIILLDFDAGRSIVEQGNGVFHLKPVIRANAIGIDGSISGSISPVVPAIAYAYFGTDTFTSPVNANGDFLIGGIPAGTYTVCILPDTIYPLTCIQNVVVDINTQSNVGVITF; from the coding sequence ATGAATAAGATCCTCTATCTCACAACGACTGTTTTAATTCTAATATTTATTGCATGTAAAAAGGACGCCTCTGAGGAAACTTATGTTTCCGGTGATCTTCAGATAAGACTAACGGATGCTCCGGCTGTTTATGATTCAGTATTGATTGAAATAGTAGGAGTAGAAGTACATTCGGATCGTACAAACGGGTGGATCAATATGGCCGTTCCATTTCCCGGACAATACAATTTGCTTCAATATGCAAATGGCCTGGATACGCTGATCGCTTCTGCGAATTTACCTGCAGGCAATGTTTCTCAAATCCGCTTGATCTTAGGTGCAAATAATTCTGTTACAAAAAATGGGGTTACGTATCCGTTGGTAATTCCAAGTGGTTCGCAAAGCGGACTGAAGTTACAGATCCACAAAGAAATTATTGGCGGTGTTACAAATATTATTCTGCTTGATTTTGATGCGGGCCGTTCAATAGTGGAGCAGGGGAATGGAGTTTTTCATCTCAAGCCTGTTATCAGGGCTAATGCTATTGGTATTGATGGAAGTATCAGTGGCTCAATTTCTCCCGTAGTTCCGGCAATCGCTTATGCTTATTTTGGCACAGATACGTTCACGTCCCCTGTAAACGCTAATGGTGATTTTTTAATTGGTGGAATCCCTGCCGGAACTTATACAGTATGTATATTGCCGGATACAATTTATCCGCTGACTTGTATTCAGAATGTAGTCGTAGATATAAATACTCAGTCAAATGTGGGTGTGATCACATTTTAA
- a CDS encoding T9SS type A sorting domain-containing protein, whose translation MSAERTQATHMAGADLTYTYIGNNQYLITYTFYRDCIGIDAQTSINLNYGSDSCGFDDNITLLPVPGTGQQITFVCPGTLTTCDGGLATGIQKWEYTGIVTLNQGCPDWNFNATACCRNAAITTLTNPDGYDMFIEANLNNTISNNNSPVFSNIPIAFECIGQNNYYNHGAIDAEGDSLVYSFIAPRDGPNAPVNYLPGYSIANPLSSTPPVSINPGTGDVFIHPTAAEVSVFAVLVEEYRNGVLIGTIIRDIQVYTVQCNNELPLASGINGTANYTMNVCLNGPICFDILSSDLDTPDSLTMTWNNGIPGATLTSTTAQHPVGTFCWSPTISDVRTLPYIFSVTVRDNACPSNGVQSFSYAIFLSSLNATVSTHDVSCNGGHNGGASIGMQVPGVYEYMWTPGEFVTPSISHLSAGNYTVLATNANGCSGAYSFTISEPPPLNVTVSTVDATCSGVAGSASAVVTGGTPAYTYTWNTTPPTGGSSVSGLIAGTYSLTLTDDNQCSVETDFVINGGSGFTAEMVTTPATCSASDGTASVSTSGGSGDFSFVWNPSVSTDSIATGLAAGMYDVSITDNFSGCIVNLSDIVHNTAGIVGTVVSTSNATCENGEDGTAEVSGSGGTAPYFYNWQPGGATTAVVTNLSPGEYIVEVADYVGCPDYVTVIIGYDFPAPVVDLGTDTTICIGSSITLQAGAGFDSYLWSDNSTLSELTVSAEGIYSVLVSDSNGCENFDAIMVDTISCQIPPSSFATGTRSRGNYLFPNPATNEISIVAESSFDKVVNIKIFNSFGELVFEGIKNERSNFKKIDISSFATGMYVVQLNSGGELKSMSFIK comes from the coding sequence TTGTCAGCAGAAAGGACGCAAGCCACTCACATGGCCGGTGCGGATCTAACATATACTTATATTGGAAATAATCAATATCTGATCACTTATACTTTTTACAGAGATTGTATAGGTATAGATGCACAAACATCAATCAATCTTAACTACGGTTCTGATAGTTGTGGGTTCGACGATAATATAACCTTACTACCTGTTCCCGGCACCGGACAACAAATTACATTTGTTTGCCCGGGTACCTTGACGACATGTGATGGTGGTCTGGCTACAGGAATCCAGAAATGGGAATACACCGGAATTGTAACATTAAATCAAGGTTGCCCAGACTGGAATTTTAATGCAACGGCTTGTTGCCGGAATGCAGCCATTACCACATTGACAAATCCCGACGGTTATGATATGTTCATTGAAGCAAATCTGAACAATACTATTTCAAATAACAACTCACCTGTCTTTTCAAATATCCCAATTGCATTCGAGTGTATAGGACAAAATAATTATTACAATCATGGTGCTATAGATGCAGAAGGTGATTCGCTTGTCTATTCATTTATTGCACCAAGAGACGGACCAAATGCTCCTGTAAATTATTTGCCCGGTTATTCAATTGCAAATCCATTGAGCTCAACTCCGCCTGTATCAATTAATCCCGGAACTGGTGATGTATTTATTCATCCAACTGCAGCAGAAGTTTCAGTATTTGCTGTGTTGGTTGAAGAGTATAGAAATGGTGTATTGATCGGAACCATAATCAGAGATATACAAGTATACACAGTACAATGTAATAATGAACTACCGCTTGCTTCCGGAATTAATGGTACTGCAAACTACACAATGAATGTTTGTCTGAATGGCCCGATCTGTTTTGATATTTTATCATCCGATCTTGATACTCCGGATTCCTTGACAATGACATGGAACAATGGAATTCCGGGTGCAACATTAACATCAACTACAGCTCAGCATCCGGTTGGTACTTTCTGCTGGTCACCAACTATAAGTGATGTTCGCACACTGCCATATATTTTCTCAGTTACAGTTCGTGATAATGCTTGTCCTTCAAACGGAGTGCAATCATTTTCGTACGCCATATTTCTTTCAAGTCTTAATGCAACAGTTTCTACTCATGATGTGTCCTGTAATGGTGGACATAATGGTGGTGCATCAATTGGAATGCAGGTTCCCGGAGTTTATGAATACATGTGGACACCCGGTGAATTTGTAACACCAAGTATCAGTCACCTGTCAGCCGGAAATTATACTGTCCTTGCAACAAATGCAAATGGATGCAGTGGTGCATATTCTTTCACTATCAGTGAGCCACCGCCATTAAATGTAACAGTTAGTACCGTTGATGCTACATGTTCAGGAGTGGCAGGGAGTGCCAGTGCAGTTGTGACAGGCGGAACACCTGCATATACTTACACATGGAATACAACACCGCCAACAGGTGGATCGTCAGTTTCCGGATTAATTGCCGGAACCTATTCATTGACTTTAACGGACGACAATCAGTGTTCCGTAGAAACTGACTTTGTTATAAACGGTGGAAGTGGTTTCACAGCAGAAATGGTTACAACTCCGGCAACATGCAGTGCAAGCGATGGAACAGCAAGTGTGAGTACATCCGGTGGAAGTGGTGATTTCAGCTTTGTGTGGAATCCTTCGGTCAGTACCGATAGTATTGCAACTGGTCTTGCTGCAGGAATGTATGATGTTTCGATCACTGATAATTTCAGCGGATGCATTGTGAACTTATCTGATATTGTCCATAATACAGCAGGAATTGTTGGAACAGTCGTTTCAACTTCCAATGCTACATGTGAAAACGGCGAAGATGGAACAGCAGAAGTTTCCGGTTCAGGAGGAACTGCACCATATTTTTATAATTGGCAACCGGGAGGTGCAACAACTGCAGTTGTTACAAATTTAAGTCCCGGAGAATATATTGTTGAAGTTGCAGACTATGTTGGCTGTCCGGATTACGTTACAGTAATAATAGGCTATGATTTCCCTGCACCAGTTGTAGATCTGGGAACTGATACAACGATCTGTATTGGCTCGAGTATAACATTGCAAGCCGGTGCCGGATTTGATTCTTATCTGTGGTCAGATAATTCTACCTTAAGTGAATTGACAGTATCTGCAGAAGGTATTTATTCAGTATTGGTTTCAGATTCGAATGGTTGTGAAAATTTTGATGCAATCATGGTCGATACGATCAGTTGCCAGATCCCGCCATCTTCCTTTGCTACAGGAACCCGCAGTCGCGGAAATTATCTTTTCCCGAATCCTGCAACCAATGAAATATCTATTGTAGCAGAATCGTCTTTTGACAAAGTTGTAAATATTAAAATCTTCAATTCCTTTGGCGAACTTGTTTTCGAAGGAATAAAAAATGAAAGATCAAACTTCAAAAAAATTGATATCAGTTCTTTTGCAACCGGAATGTATGTAGTTCAATTGAATTCCGGAGGTGAATTGAAATCGATGTCGTTTATAAAGTAA
- a CDS encoding CotH kinase family protein, whose product MKFKLKVTLLLIISFIIEKSAGAQQTFYDLNAIQTIEVFFSQSNWDYQLDTAKYGAEDFVLADIVIVNGISYDSVGVKYKGNSSYDSTYIKNPMHIELDAFKKQSYEGYEDIKLSNGYSDPSMIREPLAYSILSNYMDCPKANFAKLFINGNYIGIYSNAESINKDFCSNHFYSSKNTLLKCNPIGNPGPTTKSNLKYINGADSSGYINYYELKSDYGWNDLVDLCDSVTNNPSSFANVMDVDRILWMLAFNNSLVNLDSYSGVFAQNYYLYKDHTGHFNPVVWDLNMCFGGFPFAGAGATGLAGLTIADMQQMALDLHSTDPFWPVINTVFNDPMYKRMYIAHMRTIMSDFIYSGSYETLSAQMQSLISADVTADTNKFYSDIEFQNGLTTDVSVGSYSVPGIKNLMDARGVYLSNTAEFTAMPPSISNVIASNISPSINSSVSITTDVAGSSNGNVYLGFRNLNSDKFTRTIMFDDGLHNDGAAGDNNFGASITITSALTQYYIYAENNDAGIFSPERAEHEFYTIVTDLPTAQPGEIVINELLPLNQADTVDENGKNEDWIEFYNTTSTPLSMFGLYLTDDLVNPTKFSFPENSFIPANGYLVVFADEDATTTQYIHCNFKLSANGETIMLSNQSGAVLDSITFGVPVIDVAYGRCPNGSGPFQTLVSSTFNSENCPVSVNEMSLIETNLSIFPNPASGIVYLNIKFKSPEEIIFSVKDLQGKIIHTGKIKDAVELNTSEWNAGIYFVECGNAAKKLSVVK is encoded by the coding sequence ATGAAATTTAAACTAAAAGTAACATTGTTACTAATAATAAGTTTTATCATAGAAAAGTCTGCCGGAGCCCAGCAGACTTTTTATGATTTAAACGCTATCCAGACGATTGAAGTTTTCTTTTCTCAGTCTAATTGGGATTATCAGCTTGATACTGCTAAATATGGTGCAGAAGATTTTGTTCTTGCTGATATAGTGATTGTGAATGGAATCAGTTATGATAGTGTCGGAGTGAAATATAAAGGAAACAGTTCCTATGATTCTACTTACATCAAGAATCCTATGCACATTGAACTTGATGCTTTCAAAAAACAATCCTATGAAGGTTATGAAGACATCAAGCTAAGTAATGGTTATAGCGACCCAAGTATGATCAGAGAACCGCTGGCCTACTCTATTCTTTCAAATTACATGGATTGCCCGAAAGCAAATTTCGCAAAACTATTTATCAATGGAAATTATATTGGAATATACAGTAATGCAGAAAGTATCAACAAAGACTTTTGTTCAAATCATTTTTACTCGTCAAAGAACACTCTGCTAAAATGTAATCCAATAGGCAATCCAGGGCCCACAACAAAAAGTAATTTGAAATATATCAACGGTGCAGATAGTTCCGGTTACATTAATTACTACGAATTAAAATCCGATTATGGCTGGAATGATCTTGTAGATTTATGTGACTCTGTTACAAATAATCCATCATCATTCGCAAATGTTATGGATGTTGACCGTATTCTCTGGATGCTGGCTTTTAATAATTCACTTGTGAATCTGGATTCATATTCCGGAGTCTTTGCCCAGAACTATTATTTGTATAAAGATCATACGGGACATTTCAATCCGGTCGTATGGGATCTGAACATGTGTTTTGGCGGATTTCCATTCGCAGGAGCCGGGGCAACCGGACTTGCAGGACTGACGATTGCCGACATGCAACAAATGGCACTTGACCTGCATTCAACAGATCCATTCTGGCCGGTGATCAATACTGTTTTCAATGATCCAATGTACAAGCGAATGTATATTGCACACATGCGAACGATCATGAGTGATTTTATTTATTCAGGGTCTTATGAGACACTGTCAGCTCAAATGCAATCGCTGATCTCAGCTGATGTTACAGCAGATACAAATAAATTTTACAGTGATATCGAATTTCAAAACGGACTGACTACTGATGTTTCAGTTGGAAGTTATTCCGTCCCCGGAATAAAAAATTTAATGGATGCAAGAGGAGTTTACCTTTCCAACACTGCAGAATTTACTGCTATGCCACCTTCGATCTCAAATGTAATTGCAAGCAATATTTCTCCTTCGATTAATTCAAGTGTTTCCATCACTACAGATGTGGCAGGTTCTTCTAATGGAAACGTCTACTTAGGCTTTAGAAATCTGAACAGCGACAAGTTTACAAGAACTATAATGTTTGATGATGGCTTGCACAATGATGGTGCTGCAGGTGATAATAATTTCGGCGCATCAATAACTATCACTTCAGCATTAACTCAATATTACATTTATGCAGAGAATAATGATGCCGGAATTTTTTCACCTGAACGTGCCGAACATGAATTCTACACTATTGTAACCGATCTTCCCACAGCACAACCGGGCGAAATTGTTATCAATGAATTATTACCGTTAAATCAAGCTGATACAGTCGATGAGAACGGTAAGAATGAAGACTGGATTGAATTCTACAACACTACTTCTACTCCACTGAGTATGTTTGGCCTTTATCTCACTGACGACTTAGTGAATCCTACAAAATTTTCATTCCCTGAAAACAGTTTCATACCTGCCAACGGTTACTTAGTTGTCTTTGCTGATGAAGATGCTACAACTACACAGTACATCCATTGTAACTTTAAGCTATCAGCAAATGGTGAAACGATCATGTTGAGCAATCAATCCGGTGCAGTCCTTGACAGCATTACATTCGGTGTACCTGTAATCGATGTTGCTTATGGCCGTTGTCCAAATGGTTCCGGACCATTTCAAACACTTGTTTCCTCCACTTTCAATTCTGAAAATTGTCCGGTTAGTGTCAATGAAATGAGTTTGATAGAAACCAATCTATCCATTTTCCCAAATCCGGCGTCCGGCATTGTTTATCTTAATATCAAATTTAAATCACCGGAGGAAATAATTTTTTCTGTGAAAGATCTTCAAGGGAAAATAATTCATACCGGCAAAATAAAAGATGCTGTTGAATTGAATACCTCTGAATGGAATGCAGGAATTTATTTTGTGGAATGTGGAAATGCTGCTAAGAAATTATCGGTTGTTAAGTAA
- a CDS encoding T9SS type A sorting domain-containing protein gives MKNIISIAAFVLLIAFHSAAKKVKFAVDMTGQTVNTTGVHVSGDFQTIAGFPGGDWNSGTTTMTQEGATQIYSVVVDLPAFSKYEYKFINGDQFYEAEFVPVESRVGYNFSDSRWIYVDSIANDTSFVGAILFAANAPAGNYLVRFIVDTQTLPSVDGTGMHVAGSFQNWDPTTNFLFSFTSNVHEKIEYVPAGTYEYKFFNGNSIGGAETLPAICSVNSNRELTVTRDTILTSFCFASCTSCLTSINESEMLNGVVFYPNPAKNFTTISFTDLSLSYKISIFDLTGRNISEYHSENNSSVKIETSELNKGIYFVNVIANNYKSFSGKLIVN, from the coding sequence ATGAAAAATATAATCAGCATAGCTGCTTTCGTTTTATTAATCGCATTTCATTCAGCTGCTAAAAAAGTTAAATTCGCTGTTGACATGACAGGCCAGACGGTAAATACTACAGGTGTTCATGTCAGCGGGGATTTTCAGACAATTGCCGGATTTCCCGGAGGCGACTGGAATTCAGGTACGACAACAATGACTCAGGAAGGAGCTACACAGATCTACAGTGTTGTGGTCGATCTTCCGGCTTTTTCCAAATACGAATACAAATTCATCAATGGCGATCAATTTTATGAAGCGGAATTTGTACCTGTGGAGTCACGTGTCGGCTATAACTTCAGCGATAGCAGATGGATCTACGTTGATTCAATTGCAAACGACACAAGTTTTGTTGGCGCAATTCTTTTTGCTGCCAATGCACCGGCAGGGAATTATCTGGTAAGATTCATTGTTGACACGCAAACATTACCTTCTGTAGATGGAACTGGAATGCATGTTGCCGGTAGTTTTCAGAACTGGGATCCGACAACAAACTTTCTTTTCAGCTTCACTTCCAATGTTCATGAAAAGATAGAATATGTGCCGGCCGGAACTTATGAATATAAATTCTTCAATGGAAATTCAATTGGTGGAGCTGAAACTCTTCCGGCTATATGCTCTGTCAATTCTAACCGCGAATTGACTGTTACAAGAGATACTATCCTCACTTCATTCTGCTTTGCAAGTTGCACTTCTTGCCTTACTTCAATAAATGAAAGTGAAATGTTAAACGGCGTTGTATTTTATCCAAATCCGGCTAAGAATTTTACTACAATCTCCTTTACTGATCTAAGCTTGTCTTATAAAATTTCAATCTTCGATCTTACCGGAAGAAATATTTCTGAATATCATTCGGAAAATAATTCTTCAGTGAAAATTGAAACATCAGAATTGAACAAAGGAATCTATTTTGTAAATGTTATTGCTAACAACTACAAATCTTTTTCAGGAAAACTTATTGTAAATTAA
- a CDS encoding aryl-sulfate sulfotransferase, with amino-acid sequence MSKLSIQKITMVALLFFLSSLSYAQQWGNYTLYSVTNSTNAYLIDTTSAVFNTWTFPSNSRTGYSSYLLPGGDIVRSVSRSGNSFMGGGMTGQLQKYDFAGNLTWDFVYSTSTYCMHHDICPLPNGNVLLIVYETKTSAEATAAGSALAITIWSEKIVEVQQTGPTTGNIVWEWHLWDHLVQNHDPTKANYQTSIVDHPELLDINYATQKDWIHMNGIDYNPMLEQIVVSSHNLDQWFVIDHSTTTAEATSHSGGNSGKGGDFLYRYGNPDSYGATGSTVLNVTHDSHWIPENCPNAGSIVGFNNRGISNNQSSVDRIVPPLNGYNYDITAGQAYLPLNYDERHACNGYSSNMGNSQPLPNGNLLVCVATSGLIYEVDPAGTLLWSKTATGNVAQAFRYDECYVNNAAPAIPVISQVVDTLLSTTATTYQWYLNGQAIPGATEQTYLPTQEGRYVVRITDANGCVYQYATGFNFEFTSTNISQNNLDSKVSLYPNPTTGIIRINNSAFKGNNYQSFLYDRFGKLIYSSINNSELDLSPYENGVYFVTLVSETGTVSKKISLIR; translated from the coding sequence ATGTCAAAATTATCAATTCAAAAAATAACGATGGTAGCATTGTTATTCTTTCTTTCTTCATTAAGTTATGCTCAGCAATGGGGAAATTACACACTTTATAGTGTTACAAATAGCACAAATGCTTATCTGATCGATACAACCAGCGCAGTTTTTAATACATGGACTTTCCCTTCTAATTCAAGAACCGGTTATTCATCATACTTATTACCCGGAGGTGATATTGTAAGATCAGTGAGTCGCTCAGGAAATAGTTTTATGGGGGGAGGAATGACAGGACAATTACAAAAATATGATTTTGCAGGAAATCTTACATGGGATTTTGTTTATTCAACTTCTACATATTGTATGCACCATGATATCTGTCCACTTCCAAATGGAAATGTATTGCTGATCGTTTATGAAACTAAGACTTCTGCAGAAGCTACTGCTGCAGGAAGTGCCTTGGCAATTACAATCTGGTCAGAAAAAATTGTTGAAGTACAACAAACCGGGCCTACAACAGGAAACATCGTTTGGGAATGGCATTTATGGGATCACCTTGTGCAAAACCATGATCCGACAAAGGCTAACTACCAAACTTCAATCGTTGACCACCCGGAACTTCTTGATATAAATTATGCAACTCAAAAAGACTGGATTCACATGAATGGTATTGATTACAATCCAATGCTTGAACAAATTGTAGTGAGTTCGCATAACCTTGATCAATGGTTCGTAATCGATCATAGTACAACAACAGCAGAAGCAACTTCACATAGCGGTGGCAATTCAGGTAAAGGTGGTGACTTCTTATATCGTTATGGTAATCCTGATTCATATGGTGCTACCGGTTCTACAGTATTAAACGTTACTCATGATTCACATTGGATACCAGAAAATTGTCCGAATGCAGGTTCGATAGTAGGTTTTAATAACAGAGGAATTTCAAATAACCAATCATCTGTTGATCGTATCGTTCCACCATTAAATGGTTACAACTACGATATCACTGCAGGACAAGCATACCTTCCGCTAAATTATGACGAACGCCATGCATGTAATGGATATAGTAGCAACATGGGAAATTCACAACCTCTTCCTAATGGTAATCTTTTAGTATGCGTAGCAACCTCAGGACTTATCTATGAAGTTGACCCCGCAGGAACATTACTATGGTCAAAAACGGCTACGGGAAATGTTGCTCAGGCATTCCGGTATGATGAGTGTTATGTAAATAATGCTGCACCGGCAATTCCGGTTATCTCTCAGGTTGTAGATACACTTTTATCAACAACTGCTACAACCTATCAATGGTATCTTAACGGACAAGCTATTCCCGGTGCGACTGAACAAACATATCTTCCAACCCAGGAAGGAAGATATGTTGTGAGAATAACTGATGCAAATGGTTGCGTCTATCAATATGCGACAGGATTTAATTTCGAATTCACTTCCACAAATATTTCACAAAATAATCTGGACTCAAAAGTTTCATTATATCCAAATCCTACAACCGGAATCATCCGAATAAACAATTCTGCATTTAAAGGAAATAATTATCAGTCATTTTTGTATGACAGATTTGGCAAACTAATTTATAGTTCAATAAATAATTCTGAACTGGATCTTTCACCTTATGAAAATGGTGTATATTTCGTTACTCTTGTTTCTGAAACAGGAACTGTATCCAAAAAAATCTCATTAATAAGATAA
- a CDS encoding SET domain-containing protein codes for MALLEKQLRIRKSIIPGAGKGIFTTEDIPAKAIIVEYKGKLVKWKDVKDDDGYNPYIFKISSRWAVDALHDKSVIGRYANDARGFARAEGMRNNCEYIVVGKRVYIASTRKIHKGTEIYVDYGRGFWSLLSRVMKKPDYEKRCKEVRKKIR; via the coding sequence ATGGCATTATTGGAAAAACAATTAAGAATACGAAAATCAATTATTCCGGGTGCAGGAAAGGGGATTTTCACTACTGAAGACATTCCTGCAAAGGCGATAATAGTAGAATATAAGGGCAAATTGGTTAAATGGAAGGATGTAAAAGACGATGATGGCTACAACCCGTATATCTTTAAGATCAGCTCCCGCTGGGCCGTTGACGCTTTGCATGACAAGTCGGTAATCGGGCGGTATGCAAATGATGCCCGCGGATTTGCCAGGGCTGAAGGCATGCGTAATAATTGTGAATACATTGTTGTTGGTAAACGTGTTTATATTGCTTCGACAAGAAAGATCCACAAAGGAACAGAGATCTATGTTGATTATGGGCGCGGATTCTGGTCGCTTTTAAGTCGGGTCATGAAAAAACCTGATTACGAAAAGCGATGTAAAGAAGTGCGGAAGAAAATTAGATAG
- the msrB gene encoding peptide-methionine (R)-S-oxide reductase MsrB: MQKSEEEWKKELTPEQYRVLRQKGTEAPFTGQLYLNKDKGIYQCAACGNDLFTSEMKFDSGCGWPSFDKEIEGGKIIQKRDTTHGMIRTEILCANCGSHLGHIFDDGPSETGMRYCVNSVSMKFKAE, translated from the coding sequence ATGCAGAAATCAGAGGAAGAATGGAAGAAGGAGTTGACTCCTGAGCAATACCGAGTGTTGCGCCAGAAAGGGACTGAAGCTCCTTTTACCGGGCAATTGTATTTGAATAAAGATAAAGGAATTTATCAATGTGCAGCATGTGGAAATGATCTGTTCACTTCGGAAATGAAATTTGATTCCGGATGTGGCTGGCCTTCGTTCGATAAAGAAATTGAAGGCGGAAAGATCATTCAAAAACGGGATACGACACATGGTATGATTCGGACAGAGATCTTATGTGCAAATTGCGGTTCTCATCTCGGGCATATTTTTGATGATGGTCCAAGTGAAACGGGAATGAGATACTGTGTGAATTCAGTTTCGATGAAGTTTAAAGCCGAATAG
- a CDS encoding RDD family protein produces the protein MEPILDATQMESQPVTYAGFWIRFGAAFIDGLIMYVIQTAITLAFFGGFALSPEAMQSAGMGSLAGYYIIILGLNLVYFAVMESSSYQATFGKRALGLKVVDKNFERLTLGNALGRYLAKIPSALILGIGYFMAGWTEKKQALHDMIASTYVVKS, from the coding sequence ATGGAACCTATTTTAGATGCAACACAAATGGAGTCGCAACCTGTTACTTATGCCGGATTCTGGATCCGCTTTGGGGCTGCTTTTATTGATGGATTGATAATGTATGTTATTCAAACGGCAATTACACTTGCATTTTTTGGTGGCTTCGCTTTGAGTCCTGAAGCCATGCAATCAGCCGGTATGGGTTCTTTAGCCGGCTATTATATTATAATTCTTGGACTTAATCTGGTTTATTTTGCAGTGATGGAAAGTAGTTCTTACCAGGCAACTTTTGGTAAACGAGCTCTTGGATTAAAAGTAGTAGACAAGAATTTTGAACGTTTGACATTGGGAAATGCTCTTGGGAGATATTTAGCTAAAATTCCGTCAGCATTAATTTTAGGAATCGGTTACTTTATGGCCGGATGGACAGAAAAAAAGCAAGCGTTACATGATATGATTGCGTCAACGTATGTTGTAAAATCGTGA